In Aedes albopictus strain Foshan chromosome 3, AalbF5, whole genome shotgun sequence, the following are encoded in one genomic region:
- the LOC109415666 gene encoding PAX-interacting protein 1 isoform X1, translated as MSVNDESGSANESVASTSAGVTSAAAAAAGTATATSALESLTIRDDLFKSVKCFVTGTLDPKISKLLEDGGASISSYMDFITHVICGANYDENDITQAAELYDVPSVTEAWVLASIRLGRLVSTKAYFPLKSALFSNLTFAATQLDNRDLKKIYAIITFHGGNVRNLFDKQTTHLISGNTKGSIYAKAITVNGVVVVTPDWVTECLKAKNLIASEPYHPRLVITPRLFKQAQRPATPAQKAESEKPLSNIIGFDFEENIAKTEVPTSSNSKKAEEIPVTQGQSVTQEPQKVSTTPVQAVPVQQTTQPHHPQQQSPQQQAQSNFQNQQLPSGPRLIRPPASQQAQLQQHLHQQQNLQQHIVQQQTQNLNRPSGPINQVVQQQQILIQNQPISQQQQQQQPQIQYQQQQPNLPPQQQFQKITMQQQQNTQQQQQQQPQQPMQQIQLQQSSQQTPQQQPQQIVTQVQQQPQQQQQQQLSQQQQQQQHIPQQIQQQQISQQHLSQQQQQSIQGQSIVLQQTLQQPSQQQQQQSPQQLQQPQQPMQSQNQSPMQSSMQQMQMHQQQQLQQQQQLQQQQIQIQQQQQQQQLQNVQLQQQHQQMQQIQQQVLQQPNQIQLQQQNMQQQTLQQQVQHNVNQIQQKMAQQQLLQQQQKQMQQQQQQQQQQQQILQSQQQQQVLHQHQQQQPVQSQQQLIQQSQISMQPGQPNQQIIQQVIQQPGQPKQNIQVVYKGGQNLQQQQQQTQQQQQIQQIMSNLTAGVEGPNGPQQIQQQKIIRQITINQGPPTSMQQQQQSQQQLQQMQLGQPQQQHQLQISQQTLQQLPGQQPGQVQQQQQPVMIQRTLSQQQITQPGQPGGQGGQMISQQNIQQLPGGLGQQPKIIQQTIIHPPSSSNYQTITKQLIVGQPSNQQQQQQSQQQQILQQQQMQKPGGVGLPSGQQPQQQQIVQRIVQQQVLQGPSTGGQPGGQPQNIVIINQGGNQQQIITSSSGPLPGQMQAMTQQQRIQYMQNLQQKQQQQGQQIIVSGAGPIPGQPQTQQILQQPVQSGPGMAQNIVQIQQRTLQQQGMPGPQQQQQQQQQQIMTSVGSGMMPGQQQQHQQQQTIVVQQQQMAPGQQQTIIQQQMLSQQQQQQQQQSQQQQLIIQQPVQQGGQPQQQIIQQTLSTSGGTVHQLLQQQPGQPNVQGMVVQQQLVGQGTPQTSQSMEGGQILQQTGPNGEIIQQQLISGQPTGQVQQQQQQWTPQSPNQPNQSPIQQFSQPPQGIPPGATIIQQTIVPPGAAIPGQQVTGQPGGPGQLVRSTLRPQVQRQFIQLDPQTHATLQKLDPASRQEYIDRLQARQRQMLQRHQAAAFQARPGHPGAQPGIRQQHIIYRGQMPQGLTQQQQMQWIQQQTARQGAVRQGAPGLSPITQPNVVPPGSPMNQFPVDPNVSPQQQQRIQLERQQQQHRLIQMQLQREQAQKGVPGPAQQGQAISPRGAGGFPPDVVGDGTATIVQQTIVGPPGPGQPQDPNVPPGSQQMKNQTKTALANMLSNRLGANGSVVPNIPEVAAAAEPSAAGTLRMMTAQHNAALQQTMTPRSPQELLAMQQQQQRRTLGNITNSGAPVGAVVNQIVQQVPPGTPGIPQSPSSMKGAPPFSPARVPLPRPQYYGHNPNLKLHPELFLLGCTFFIIEYDETHKNDIEDWKTVIKKHGGEIEQYYSPKVTHVLCRTQRHGVVMQAIRDSKRCITSYWLNDIVLQKQLLPPWQALHLPTPSIFGNQKPAPKHNMSITGFEGDERARIKQMIEESGAKMTPYFSKSNTVLICKRIDNQKYKYAKEWNIPTVNTVWLSDILLGNLSAMQQCDGPKYQQFNLNSPFRIDYNLVMHLMTAWKSPINLTPESHERVKRSLSEPPQPAATVKKLRTLPPLEPIPAEIICQRQPDADSIPNILFSQIDNTEGLTRAVMTLGGRIASGPADATHLVMTRVARTVKLITALITVRYALSSKWITDSATAGHFLPVESYKLDVKELDEMFKCDLYKVLESPNRSKLFEGKIFFITPQVKPSSKDVKQMIELSGGVVEKNPRSVKKIRETNLDKPGTYVIIGCPEDRIFIQPFIQKGKHGVCQICTTEYVMQSILLQKLTIEPHIIKWELGS; from the exons ATCTCCAAATTGCTTGAAGATGGCGGAGCGTCAATCTCCTCGTATATGGACTTTATTACGCACGTAATTTGCGGTGCCAACTACGATGAAAACGATATAACTCAAGCAGCGGAACTGTACGACGTTCCATCTGTTACAGAAGCGTGGGTTTTAGCATCGATAAGACTTGGTCGGCTGGTGTCCACGAAGGCATATTTCCCGCTGAAATCAGCCTTGTTCAGCAATCTTACTTTTGCTGCTACTCAGTTGGACAACCGTGACCTGAAAAAGATATACGCTATTATCACGTTCCACGGTGGCAATGTTCGAAATCTGTTTGACAAACAGACAACTCACTTGATTAGTGGAAATACCAAGGGTTCAATCTACGCTAAAGCTATCACAGTCAACGGCGTAGTCGTTGTTACACCAGATTGGGTCACTGAGTGTCTAAAAGCAAAGAACCTTATAGCTAGTGAACCATATCATCCACGATTGGTCATTACCCCACGATTATTCAAGCAGGCTCAACGCCCGGCAACTCCCGCACAGAAAGCGGAATCAGAAAAACCACTATCAAACATAATTGGTTTCGATTTCGAGGAAAATATTGCTAAAACAGAAGTTCCCACAAGTAGCAACTCGAAGAAAGCAGAAGAAATCCCAGTGACGCAGGGTCAATCTGTGACTCAAGAACCTCAGAAAGTATCAACAACCCCAGTTCAAGCGGTACCAGTTCAACAAACAACACAACCTCACCATCCACAACAGCAGTCTCCTCAGCAGCAAGCCCAGTCAAATTTCCAGAACCAACAGCTACCCTCTGGACCAAGACTGATCAGGCCTCCGGCATCTCAACAAGCACAACTTCAGCAACACCTGCATCAACAACAAAATTTGCAGCAGCACATCGTACAACAACAGACGCAGAATTTGAACAGACCAAGCGGACCCATAAATCAAGTTGTGCAACAGCAACAGATTCTCATTCAGAATCAACCGATttctcagcagcagcaacaacaacaaccgcaAATACAATATCAACAGCAGCAACCTAACTTGCCACCTCAGCAACAGTTTCAAAAG ATCACAATGCAGCAACAACAGAATactcagcagcagcaacaacaacaaccacagcAACCGATGCAACAAATTCAATTACAACAGTCATCTCAGCAAACACCGCAACAACAGCCTCAGCAGATAGTAACTCAAGTGCAACAgcaaccgcagcagcagcagcaacaacaactttcccaacaacaacaacaacaacaacatattCCACAGCAGATTCAACAGCAGCAAATTTCACAACAACATCTTTCCCAACAGCAGCAACAGTCGATACAAGGACAAAG taTTGTTTTACAACAAACACTGCAACAACCatcgcaacaacaacagcaacaatcacCCCAACAATTACAGCAACCACAACAGCCGATGCAATCCCAAAATCAGTCACCTATGCAATCATCAATGCAACAGATGCAGATGCACCAGCAGCAACAAttgcaacaacagcaacaactgcaacagcaacaaatacaaattcaacagcagcaacaacaacaacagcttcAAAATGTTCAACTTCAACAGCAACACCAACAAATGCAGCAAATACAGCAACAAGTTTTGCAGCAACCCAATCAGATACAGTTACAGCAGCAGAATATGCAACAACAAACTCTACAGCAACAAGTTCAACATAATGTAAATCAAATACAGCAGAAAATGGCACAACAACAGCTTTTGCAACAGCAACAGAAGCAaatgcaacaacaacaacaacaacaacaacagcaacaacaaatcTTGCAGTCCCAGCAACAACAGCAGGTGCTGCATCAACACCAGCAGCAACAACCGGTGCAATCCCAGCAGCAATTGATTCAACAGAGCCAAATTTCCATGCAGCCAGGACAGCCGAACCAACAGATAATTCAACAGGTCATTCAGCAGCCCGGCCAACCAAAGCAGAACATTCAGGTTGTTTACAAGGGTGGCCAAAATctccaacaacaacagcagcaaacccagcagcaacagcaaatcCAGCAGATTATGTCAAATCTTACCGCTGGCGTGGAAGGACCCAACGGACCGCAACAAATTCAGCAGCAAAAGATTATTCGACAGATAACAATCAATCAGGGCCCACCGACGAGtatgcaacaacagcagcaatctCAGCAACAGTTGCAGCAAATGCAACTTGGGCAGCCACAGCAGCAGCACCAGTTGCAAATCAGCCAGCAGACGTTGCAGCAACTCCCGGGACAGCAACCTGGTCAggttcagcagcagcagcaacccgTAATGATACAGCGAACGCTGTCCCAACAGCAGATTACTCAGCCTGGTCAACCGGGTGGCCAAGGGGGTCAGATGATCTCGCAGCAGAATATCCAACAACTTCCGGGCGGTCTTGGACAGCAACCGAAAATTATCCAACAAACTATTATCCATCCTCCAAGTTCGTCCAACTACCAAACAATCACAAAACAGCTAATAGTGGGCCAACCTTCGaatcagcaacagcaacagcaatcgCAACAACAGCAAATTCTACAGCAGCAACAAATGCAGAAACCTGGTGGAGTTGGATTGCCATCGGGTCAACAACCGCAACAACAGCAGATTGTGCAACGTATTGTACAGCAGCAGGTTCTGCAAGGGCCGTCAACCGGTGGCCAGCCCGGAGGACAGCCTCAAAATATTGTCATCATCAATCAGGGCGGAAATCAGCAGCAAATTATCACTTCTTCTTCGGGACCTCTTCCTGGGCAAATGCAAGCCATGACGCAGCAGCAACGTATCCAATACATGCAAAATTTGCAACAGAAGCAACAGCAGCAAGGACAGCAAATTATTGTTAGTGGAGCTGGTCCGATTCCTGGTCAACCACAAACGCAACAAATTCTTCAGCAACCGGTTCAATCAGGTCCAGGGATGGCTCAAAACATCGTTCAAATCCAGCAGCGAACGTTGCAACAACAGGGCATGCCAGGtccgcaacaacaacagcagcagcagcaacaacaaattATGACCTCTGTTGGCTCTGGAATGATGCCCggtcaacagcagcagcaccaacAACAGCAAACCATTGTCGTTCAACAGCAGCAAATGGCACCCGGTCAACAGCAAACCATTATTCAACAGCAAATGTTAtcccagcaacaacaacaacagcaacagcagtccCAACAGCAGCAGTTGATTATTCAGCAGCCAGTGCAACAGGGTGGACAACCTCAGCAGCAAATCATACAGCAAACACTATCCACCAGTGGAGGAACAGTTCATCAGTTGTTGCAGCAGCAACCagggcagccaaatgttcaaggaatGGTGGTTCAGCAGCAGCTGGTTGGTCAAGGAACACCACAAACATCACAATCCATGGAAGGTGGACAAATATTGCAACAGACCGGGCCTAATGGTGAAATCATTCAGCAGCAGTTGATTTCCGGGCAACCGACCGGGCAGgttcaacagcaacagcagcaatggACCCCACAGAGCCCTAACCAACCGAATCAATCCCCGATTCAGCAGTTCTCTCAACCGccgcagggaattcctcctggcgcAACAATAATCCAGCAAACGATAGTTCCACCTGGGGCTGCGATTCCTGGGCAGCAAGTAACCGGCCAACCGGGTGGACCTGGACAGCTTGTAAGATCTACCTTAAGACCGCAAGTTCAACGGCAGTTTATTCAATTGGATCCGCAAACTCATGCTACCTTGCAGAAATTGGATCCGGCCAGTCGTCAGGAGTACATCGATCGTCTGCAAGCGAGACAGCGACAGATGTTACAGCGACACCAAGCAGCGGCTTTCCAGGCCCGACCGGGCCATCCTGGAGCACAACCGGGGATTAGACAACAACATATTATTTACAGAGGTCAAATGCCTCAAGGGCTTACACAGCAACAGCAGATGCAGTGGATTCAGCAGCAAACAGCTCGTCAAGGAGCTGTTCGTCAGGGAGCGCCTGGGCTTAGCCCCATTACTCAACCAAATGTGGTTCCTCCGGGTAGTCCGATGAATCAATTCCCGGTGGATCCAAATGTATCACCACAACAGCAACAGCGAATACAACTGGAGCGTCAGCAGCAACAGCACCGGCTAATTCAGATGCAACTTCAGCGTGAGCAAGCCCAAAAAGGTGTTCCGGGCCCAGCTCAACAAGGTCAAGCGATTTCTCCTCGAGGAGCTGGCGGTTTTCCACCGGATGTGGTTGGTGATGGAACGGCGACCATTGTTCAGCAAACTATTGTGGGTCCACCTGGACCGGGCCAGCCCCAGGATCCTAATGTTCCGCCGGGCTCGCAACAAATGAAAAATCAAACCAAAACGGCTCTCGCTAATATGTTGAGCAATCGGCTTGGAGCTAACGGCAGTGTAGTTCCTAACATCCCGGAAGTAGCTGCGGCTGCGGAACCATCTGCTGCTGGAACACTACGGATGATGACTGCACAGCATAACGCGGCACTGCAGCAAACCATGACACCACGTTCACCCCAGGAACTGTTGGCtatgcagcaacaacagcaacgtCGGACACTAGGGAACATAACCAACTCTGGGGCACCCGTCGGCGCAGTTGTAAATCAAATCGTTCAGCAAGTACCGCCGGGTACACCTGGAATTCCGCAATCTCCTTCCTCTATGAAGGGTGCTCCGCCGTTCAGTCCCGCCCGTGTTCCACTGCCACGCCCTCAGTACTACGGTCATAATCCGAACCTTAAACTACACCCGGAACTGTTCCTCCTAGGTTGCACATTCTTCATTATCGAGTACGACGAAACTCACAAAAACGACATCGAAGACTGGAAAACCGTCATCAAGAAGCACGGTGGCGAAATAGAGCAGTACTACAGCCCAAAAGTCACGCACGTCCTTTGTCGGACGCAACGCCACGGGGTCGTCATGCAGGCCATTCGCGACTCCAAACGTTGTATCACCAGCTATTGGTTGAACGACATCGTCCTCCAGAAACAGCTGCTTCCACCTTGGCAAGCCCTCCATCTGCCAACGCCTTCCATCTTCGGCAATCAGAAACCGGCCCCGAAGCATAACATGTCCATCACGGGCTTCGAAGGGGACGAACGTGCTCGCATCAAGCAGATGATCGAGGAATCGGGCGCCAAGATGACACCGTACTTCAGCAAATCCAACACCGTGCTGATCTGCAAGCGGATCGATAACCAGAAGTACAAGTACGCCAAGGAGTGGAACATTCCGACGGTCAACACGGTGTGGCTGAGCGATATCCTTCTGGGTAATCTGAGCGCGATGCAGCAGTGTGACGGGCCCAAGTACCAGCAGTTCAATCTGAACTCGCCATTCCGGATCGACTACAACCTGGTCATGCATTTGATGA CTGCTTGGAAATCTCCGATCAACCTTACCCCGGAATCTCACGAACGGGTCAAACGAAGCCTTTCCGAGCCGCCCCAGCCGGCGGCTACGGTGAAGAAACTGCGCACCCTGCCACCGTTGGAGCCGATTCCGGCCGAGATTATATGCCAACGGCAACCGGATGCCGATAGTATACCAAATATCCTGTTCTCTCAGATTGATAACACTGAAGGGCTGACGAGAGCTGTCAT GACTCTAGGAGGTCGCATCGCCAGTGGCCCGGCTGACGCAACTCATCTGGTTATGACCCGGGTGGCACGAACCGTCAAACTGATAACGGCGCTAATCACGGTTCGATATGCCCTGTCGAGCAAGTGGATCACCGACAGCGCCACAGCTGGGCACTTCCTGCCAGTGGAATCGTACAAACTGGACGTGAAAGAGCTGGACGAAATGTTCAAGTGCGATCTGTACAAGGTGCTGGAATCGCCCAACCGCAGCAAGCTCTTCGAAGGTAAGATTTTCTTCATTACACCTCAGGTGAAACCATCCAGCAAGGATGTAAAACAGATGATCGAACTGAGCGGTGGGGTGGTGGAAAAGAATCCTCGTTCGGTGAAGAAGATACGAGAAACGAATCTGGACAAACCGGGAACCTATGTAATTATTGGTTGTCCGGAAGATCGGATCTTTATTCAACCGTTCATCCAGAAAGGCAAGCACGGTGTGTGCCAGATTTGTACGACAGAGTACGTTATGCAGTCGATACTGCTACAGAAACTCACCATTGAGCCGCACATTATCAAGTGGGAACTCGGTTCATAA